A portion of the Amia ocellicauda isolate fAmiCal2 chromosome 22, fAmiCal2.hap1, whole genome shotgun sequence genome contains these proteins:
- the pom121 gene encoding nuclear envelope pore membrane protein POM 121 isoform X1: protein MSPGEKRRVALISVAVLAVSILCLALYFIPTFLYVLLILGVCCAACFYHNGGPSQHTRLGPHPRPGLIIPPVLRRWLPGKTANGVPSAGRVSSRGNRARFIKGNPRDSAPHSRDRRWDSQGASRGESEEGGSLLFSPRDILMGSYLGKADSPATAASPARRGGGTLDLRERLTRPNSAVHSPNRRLSFGEPVAVPGRFTITPQRHYPLQQAGSSSLGVLPPLQWDGYRRKNVLTPRNSGALHSPVTVRIARPDASRLHSPLFDQVSSPLAPLSPGLGAPSDPCAKETVLNALKESRKRENDEEEERGYSAGQDSKRRRHDSNGSAHSAFEPLLANGAPSLLVPKPGTLKRGANSLAPEESVMKRSRTSSISSLSSALSPGGTLGSARNPILSSYSSSRGFAQKKTSALGLSPLSSPGSSRSQTPERPPKKPREDESRSSGFVSPAKSDRTQKDMDTETVSPSPALRQPLAVSSPASGGTDSSRKRKIQLVSSRRGDHISLPPPPELGYTITVGDLDSEKKAALSRIRKVLEEAEPVKTTAPPSVPTFSPVAVSSPGPTSLLLGLGTTLDPTPSAAPTTTAPAPMAVPAGVASAFTAAITTAAQPFPAAPATSAAITNPLLESLRKMQNSPSASSLAPSAAPVISVAVLKGPTPTPALSSAGLSMSSPAAPASLLPSAGVVKTEPSLAPPQLSFSAAPSTLTPSGSLSTSAFSQVLPGPATPSTAAAASSLAGAVTFGMQGMAQPAVPPSSTSTSSVSTGNLLPSAFKPVFGTPAPAVTTTTSAAAPSFKPVFGSATAGSAFGQPAPTPAATTTSSSMFGVISSTPATVSGAPTPAKSAFGSWGAPAPASNTAPTTTAGSSFQFGTPPAATAAPAPSFNSTGPMFQFGKAAAGVPTPNPAPTAQPSFSFGQPPSGQPASTTTFGGFGMSAAPITTTAPASIAAVPVSTSASASTTAPQASQTGFSFGKAFDGPSAFGSVAPCGLAKPFGFGAGGAVAATGTSAFAFGGAATSTAATAPPPSFGTTAPPAFGSGSSGSTGFCFGAPAATPPATAPPAFGSATQASVAPPAFGSTTQASVAPPAFGSTTQASTGQLNPVTGFSFGGPATTLPSTALPSQSAPQPTPGGFSFGASLSSSQFGTPAPPAQNQTFAFGNNKDGKPAFGFNFGGAGLSGTSTPAFGQGSAGGPIPFGSPGTPAPGFSALPASPFAATPGASFSIGSGSKPSARQRLQARRQHTRKK, encoded by the exons ATGTCTCCAGGAGAGAAGCGGCGGGTCGCGCTGATCTCTGTCGCGGTCTTGGCTGTCTCGATCCTCTGCCTAGCTCTTTACTTTATACCCACTTTTCTTTACGTGTTACTCATCCTCGGTGTTTGCTGTGCGGCCTGCTTTTATCACAACGGCGGTCCGTCCCAGCACACCAGGTTAGGCCCTCATCCTCGACCTGGCCTGATCATCCCACCGGTTCTCAGACGCTGGTTGCCGGGGAAGACTGCGAACGGGGTGCCGTCGGCAGGCAGGGTCAGCTCCAGGGGCAACAGGGCTCGATTCATTAAAGGCAACCCCCGGGATTCGGCTCCACACAGCCGGGACAGGCGCTGGGATAGCCAGGGCGCCTCTCGGGGAGAGAGCGAGGAAGGCGGCTCGTTGTTGTTCAGCCCCCGGGATATTCTCATGGGGAGCTACCTGGGCAAGGCTGACAGCCCCGCCACAGCCGCGTCCCCAGCGAGGCGAGGTGGGGGGACTCTGGATCTGCGGGAGAGGCTGACCCGACCCAACAGTGCCGTGCACTCCCCCAACAGAAGGCTGTCATTCGG GGAGCCGGTGGCCGTGCCGGGCCGGTTCACCATCACCCCGCAGAGACACTACCCCCTGCAGCAAGCTGGCTCCTCCTCCCTGGGTGTGCTGCCGCCTCTGCAGTGGGACGGCTACCGCAGGAAGAACGTCCTGACGCCACGCAACTCCGGCGCCCTGCACAGCCCGGTGACTGTGAGGATCGCCAGGCCGGACGCCAGCCGCCTGCACTCCCCGCT CTTCGACCAGGTGTCCTCCCCGCTGGCTCCCCTGTCCCCAGGGTTGGGGGCGCCCTCTGACCCTTGCGCGAAGGAAACGGTGCTGAACGCGCTCAAGGAGAGCCGCAAGAGGGAGAACGATGAAGAGGAGGAGCGGGGCTACAGTGCCGGGCAAGACAGCAAGAGGAG GCGGCATGACAGCAATGGCAGTGCCCACTCAGCCTTCGAGCCGCTCCTCGCCAACGGGGCTCCCTCCCTCCTGGTGCCCAA gcccggCACTCTGAAGAGAGGAGCGAACTCTCTGGCCCCAGAGGAGTCGGTGATGAAGAGGTCTCGTACTTCATCCATCAGCTCCCTCAGCTCGGCGCTGAGCCCCGGGGGGACACTGGGCTCGGCCCGCAACCCCATCCTCAGCTCCTACAGCTCCTCCAGGGGCTTCGCACAG AAGAAGACTTCTGCCCTCGGGCTCTCCCCCCTGTCCAGCCCAGGCTCCTCTCGCTCCCAGACGCCCGAGCGGCCCCCCAAGAAGCCCAG ggAGGACGAGTCTCGGTCGTCCGGCTTTGTGTCCCCGGCCAAGTCTGACCGAACGCAGAAGGACATGGACACAGAGACAG TGTCCCCCTCTCCGGCGCTCAGGCAGCCCTTGGCGGTGTCCTCTCCGGCCTCCGGTGGCACGGACAGCAGCCGTAAGCGCAAGATACAGCTGGTGTCCAGCCGCAGGGGCGACCACATCTCCCTG CCCCCTCCCCCGGAGCTCGGCTACACCATCACGGTGGGCGACCTGGACTCTGAGAAGAAGGCGGCGCTCAGCAGGATCCGGAAGGTTCTGGAGGAGGCCG AGCCGGTGAAGACCACCGCACCCCCCAGTGTTCCCACCTTCTCCCCGGTCGCAGTGTCCAGCCCTGGCCCCACCAGTCTCCTGCTGGGCTTGGGCACCACCCTGGACCCCACACCCTCGGCAGCCCCCACCACCACTGCCCCGGCCCCCATGGCAGTCCCTGCTGGTGTTGCCAGTGCTTTCACCGCCGCGATCACCACGGCTGCCCAGCCCTTCCCGGCTGCTCCTGCCACCAGCGCCGCCATCACCAACCCGCTGCTGGAGTCCCTGAGGAAGATGCAGAACAGCCCCTCCGCCAGCAGCCTGGCCCCCtcag CCGCTCCAGTGATCAGTGTGGCGGTGCTGAAGGGTCCGACGCCGACTCCAGCCCTGTCCAGTGCGGGTCTGTCCATGTCCAGCCCGGCGGCCCCTGCCTCCCTGCTGCCCAGTGCCGGCGTGGTGAAGACTGAGCCCAGCCTGGCCCCCCCTCAGCTCTCCTTCTCCGCAGCTCCCTCCACCCTGACCCCCTCCGGCTCCCTCTCCACCTCGGCCTTCAGCCAGGTGCTGCCCGGCCCGGCCACCCCCAGCACCGCCgccgctgcctcctccctgGCGGGGGCTGTGACCTTCGGGATGCAAGGGATGGCTCAGCCGGCGGTCCCTCCCTCCTCCACCAGCACCTCCTCCGTGTCCACGGGCAACCTACTCCCGTCTGCCTTCAAGCCCGTGTTCGGGACCCCCGCCCCGGCcgtcaccaccaccacctctgCCGCGGCACCGAGCTTCAAGCCCGTGTTCGGGAGTGCCACGGCGGGCAGCGCGTTCGGGCAGCCGGCCCCCACGCCTGCCGCCACCACGACCAGCAGCTCTATGTTCGGTGTGATCTCCTCAACCCCGGCCACTGTGTCCGGCGCCCCCACACCGGCCAAATCTGCGTTCGGGAGCTGGGGAGCCCCAGCCCCTGCCAGCAACACGGCCCCCACCACCACCGCAGGAAGCTCCTTCCAGTTCGGCACCCCCCCGGCTGCCACGGCCGCTCCTGCTCCCTCCTTCAACTCCACCGGCCCCATGTTCCAATTCGGCAAGGCAGCGGCCGGTGTCCCCACCCCTAACCCCGCCCCCACTGCCCAGCCCAGCTTCTCGTTCGGCCAGCCCCCCAGTGGGCAGCCGGCCTCCACCACCACGTTCGGGGGCTTCGGCATGTCGGCCGCCCCCATCACCACCACGGCCCCCGCCTCCATCGCCGCCGTCCCTGTCTCCACCTCGGCCTCCGCCTCGACGACAGCCCCCCaggccagccagactggcttcTCCTTTGGGAAGGCCTTTGACGGCCCGTCTGCGTTTGGCAGCGTGGCCCCCTGTGGCCTGGCCAAGCCCTTCGGGTTCGGGGCCGGCGGTGCCGTGGCGGCGACCGGCACTTCGGCCTTCGCTTTCGGAGGGGCAGCAACCAGCACAGCTGCCACGGCGCCCCCCCCCTCCTTCGGGACAACCGCCCCGCCTGCGTTCGGCAGCGGCTCCTCCGGCTCCACCGGCTTCTGCTTCGGGGCTCCAGCCGCCACACCCCCTGCCACTGCCCCTCCCGCCTTCGGCTCCGCCACGCAGGCCTCCGTGGCCCCACCTGCCTTCGGCTCTACCACACAGGCCTCCGTGGCCCCTCCCGCCTTCGGCTCCACCACGCAGGCCTCTACCGGCCAGCTCAACCCCGTCACCGGCTTCTCCTTTGGGGGGCCCGCCACGACCCTGCCCAGCACCGCCCTTCCCAGCCAGAGCGCCCCCCAGCCCACCCCGGGGGGGTTCAGTTTCGGAGCTTCCCTCTCCAGCAGCCAGTTCGGAACGCCCGCCCCCCCCGCACAGAACCAGACCTTCGCCTTCGGCAACAACAAGGACGGCAAACCTGCATTCG GTTTCAACTTCGGCGGCGCAGGTTTAAGTG
- the pom121 gene encoding nuclear envelope pore membrane protein POM 121 isoform X4: MSPGEKRRVALISVAVLAVSILCLALYFIPTFLYVLLILGVCCAACFYHNGGPSQHTRLGPHPRPGLIIPPVLRRWLPGKTANGVPSAGRVSSRGNRARFIKGNPRDSAPHSRDRRWDSQGASRGESEEGGSLLFSPRDILMGSYLGKADSPATAASPARRGGGTLDLRERLTRPNSAVHSPNRRLSFGEPVAVPGRFTITPQRHYPLQQAGSSSLGVLPPLQWDGYRRKNVLTPRNSGALHSPVTVRIARPDASRLHSPLFDQVSSPLAPLSPGLGAPSDPCAKETVLNALKESRKRENDEEEERGYSAGQDSKRRRHDSNGSAHSAFEPLLANGAPSLLVPKPGTLKRGANSLAPEESVMKRSRTSSISSLSSALSPGGTLGSARNPILSSYSSSRGFAQKKTSALGLSPLSSPGSSRSQTPERPPKKPREDESRSSGFVSPAKSDRTQKDMDTETVSPSPALRQPLAVSSPASGGTDSSRKRKIQLVSSRRGDHISLPPPPELGYTITVGDLDSEKKAALSRIRKVLEEAEPVKTTAPPSVPTFSPVAVSSPGPTSLLLGLGTTLDPTPSAAPTTTAPAPMAVPAGVASAFTAAITTAAQPFPAAPATSAAITNPLLESLRKMQNSPSASSLAPSAAPVISVAVLKGPTPTPALSSAGLSMSSPAAPASLLPSAGVVKTEPSLAPPQLSFSAAPSTLTPSGSLSTSAFSQVLPGPATPSTAAAASSLAGAVTFGMQGMAQPAVPPSSTSTSSVSTGNLLPSAFKPVFGTPAPAVTTTTSAAAPSFKPVFGSATAGSAFGQPAPTPAATTTSSSMFGVISSTPATVSGAPTPAKSAFGSWGAPAPASNTAPTTTAGSSFQFGTPPAATAAPAPSFNSTGPMFQFGKAAAGVPTPNPAPTAQPSFSFGQPPSGQPASTTTFGGFGMSAAPITTTAPASIAAVPVSTSASASTTAPQASQTGFSFGKAFDGPSAFGSVAPCGLAKPFGFGAGGAVAATGTSAFAFGGAATSTAATAPPPSFGTTAPPAFGSGSSGSTGFCFGAPAATPPATAPPAFGSATQASVAPPAFGSTTQASVAPPAFGSTTQASTGQLNPVTGFSFGGPATTLPSTALPSQSAPQPTPGGFSFGASLSSSQFGTPAPPAQNQTFAFGNNKDGKPAFGTSTPAFGQGSAGGPIPFGSPGTPAPGFSALPASPFAATPGASFSIGSGSKPSARQRLQARRQHTRKK, encoded by the exons ATGTCTCCAGGAGAGAAGCGGCGGGTCGCGCTGATCTCTGTCGCGGTCTTGGCTGTCTCGATCCTCTGCCTAGCTCTTTACTTTATACCCACTTTTCTTTACGTGTTACTCATCCTCGGTGTTTGCTGTGCGGCCTGCTTTTATCACAACGGCGGTCCGTCCCAGCACACCAGGTTAGGCCCTCATCCTCGACCTGGCCTGATCATCCCACCGGTTCTCAGACGCTGGTTGCCGGGGAAGACTGCGAACGGGGTGCCGTCGGCAGGCAGGGTCAGCTCCAGGGGCAACAGGGCTCGATTCATTAAAGGCAACCCCCGGGATTCGGCTCCACACAGCCGGGACAGGCGCTGGGATAGCCAGGGCGCCTCTCGGGGAGAGAGCGAGGAAGGCGGCTCGTTGTTGTTCAGCCCCCGGGATATTCTCATGGGGAGCTACCTGGGCAAGGCTGACAGCCCCGCCACAGCCGCGTCCCCAGCGAGGCGAGGTGGGGGGACTCTGGATCTGCGGGAGAGGCTGACCCGACCCAACAGTGCCGTGCACTCCCCCAACAGAAGGCTGTCATTCGG GGAGCCGGTGGCCGTGCCGGGCCGGTTCACCATCACCCCGCAGAGACACTACCCCCTGCAGCAAGCTGGCTCCTCCTCCCTGGGTGTGCTGCCGCCTCTGCAGTGGGACGGCTACCGCAGGAAGAACGTCCTGACGCCACGCAACTCCGGCGCCCTGCACAGCCCGGTGACTGTGAGGATCGCCAGGCCGGACGCCAGCCGCCTGCACTCCCCGCT CTTCGACCAGGTGTCCTCCCCGCTGGCTCCCCTGTCCCCAGGGTTGGGGGCGCCCTCTGACCCTTGCGCGAAGGAAACGGTGCTGAACGCGCTCAAGGAGAGCCGCAAGAGGGAGAACGATGAAGAGGAGGAGCGGGGCTACAGTGCCGGGCAAGACAGCAAGAGGAG GCGGCATGACAGCAATGGCAGTGCCCACTCAGCCTTCGAGCCGCTCCTCGCCAACGGGGCTCCCTCCCTCCTGGTGCCCAA gcccggCACTCTGAAGAGAGGAGCGAACTCTCTGGCCCCAGAGGAGTCGGTGATGAAGAGGTCTCGTACTTCATCCATCAGCTCCCTCAGCTCGGCGCTGAGCCCCGGGGGGACACTGGGCTCGGCCCGCAACCCCATCCTCAGCTCCTACAGCTCCTCCAGGGGCTTCGCACAG AAGAAGACTTCTGCCCTCGGGCTCTCCCCCCTGTCCAGCCCAGGCTCCTCTCGCTCCCAGACGCCCGAGCGGCCCCCCAAGAAGCCCAG ggAGGACGAGTCTCGGTCGTCCGGCTTTGTGTCCCCGGCCAAGTCTGACCGAACGCAGAAGGACATGGACACAGAGACAG TGTCCCCCTCTCCGGCGCTCAGGCAGCCCTTGGCGGTGTCCTCTCCGGCCTCCGGTGGCACGGACAGCAGCCGTAAGCGCAAGATACAGCTGGTGTCCAGCCGCAGGGGCGACCACATCTCCCTG CCCCCTCCCCCGGAGCTCGGCTACACCATCACGGTGGGCGACCTGGACTCTGAGAAGAAGGCGGCGCTCAGCAGGATCCGGAAGGTTCTGGAGGAGGCCG AGCCGGTGAAGACCACCGCACCCCCCAGTGTTCCCACCTTCTCCCCGGTCGCAGTGTCCAGCCCTGGCCCCACCAGTCTCCTGCTGGGCTTGGGCACCACCCTGGACCCCACACCCTCGGCAGCCCCCACCACCACTGCCCCGGCCCCCATGGCAGTCCCTGCTGGTGTTGCCAGTGCTTTCACCGCCGCGATCACCACGGCTGCCCAGCCCTTCCCGGCTGCTCCTGCCACCAGCGCCGCCATCACCAACCCGCTGCTGGAGTCCCTGAGGAAGATGCAGAACAGCCCCTCCGCCAGCAGCCTGGCCCCCtcag CCGCTCCAGTGATCAGTGTGGCGGTGCTGAAGGGTCCGACGCCGACTCCAGCCCTGTCCAGTGCGGGTCTGTCCATGTCCAGCCCGGCGGCCCCTGCCTCCCTGCTGCCCAGTGCCGGCGTGGTGAAGACTGAGCCCAGCCTGGCCCCCCCTCAGCTCTCCTTCTCCGCAGCTCCCTCCACCCTGACCCCCTCCGGCTCCCTCTCCACCTCGGCCTTCAGCCAGGTGCTGCCCGGCCCGGCCACCCCCAGCACCGCCgccgctgcctcctccctgGCGGGGGCTGTGACCTTCGGGATGCAAGGGATGGCTCAGCCGGCGGTCCCTCCCTCCTCCACCAGCACCTCCTCCGTGTCCACGGGCAACCTACTCCCGTCTGCCTTCAAGCCCGTGTTCGGGACCCCCGCCCCGGCcgtcaccaccaccacctctgCCGCGGCACCGAGCTTCAAGCCCGTGTTCGGGAGTGCCACGGCGGGCAGCGCGTTCGGGCAGCCGGCCCCCACGCCTGCCGCCACCACGACCAGCAGCTCTATGTTCGGTGTGATCTCCTCAACCCCGGCCACTGTGTCCGGCGCCCCCACACCGGCCAAATCTGCGTTCGGGAGCTGGGGAGCCCCAGCCCCTGCCAGCAACACGGCCCCCACCACCACCGCAGGAAGCTCCTTCCAGTTCGGCACCCCCCCGGCTGCCACGGCCGCTCCTGCTCCCTCCTTCAACTCCACCGGCCCCATGTTCCAATTCGGCAAGGCAGCGGCCGGTGTCCCCACCCCTAACCCCGCCCCCACTGCCCAGCCCAGCTTCTCGTTCGGCCAGCCCCCCAGTGGGCAGCCGGCCTCCACCACCACGTTCGGGGGCTTCGGCATGTCGGCCGCCCCCATCACCACCACGGCCCCCGCCTCCATCGCCGCCGTCCCTGTCTCCACCTCGGCCTCCGCCTCGACGACAGCCCCCCaggccagccagactggcttcTCCTTTGGGAAGGCCTTTGACGGCCCGTCTGCGTTTGGCAGCGTGGCCCCCTGTGGCCTGGCCAAGCCCTTCGGGTTCGGGGCCGGCGGTGCCGTGGCGGCGACCGGCACTTCGGCCTTCGCTTTCGGAGGGGCAGCAACCAGCACAGCTGCCACGGCGCCCCCCCCCTCCTTCGGGACAACCGCCCCGCCTGCGTTCGGCAGCGGCTCCTCCGGCTCCACCGGCTTCTGCTTCGGGGCTCCAGCCGCCACACCCCCTGCCACTGCCCCTCCCGCCTTCGGCTCCGCCACGCAGGCCTCCGTGGCCCCACCTGCCTTCGGCTCTACCACACAGGCCTCCGTGGCCCCTCCCGCCTTCGGCTCCACCACGCAGGCCTCTACCGGCCAGCTCAACCCCGTCACCGGCTTCTCCTTTGGGGGGCCCGCCACGACCCTGCCCAGCACCGCCCTTCCCAGCCAGAGCGCCCCCCAGCCCACCCCGGGGGGGTTCAGTTTCGGAGCTTCCCTCTCCAGCAGCCAGTTCGGAACGCCCGCCCCCCCCGCACAGAACCAGACCTTCGCCTTCGGCAACAACAAGGACGGCAAACCTGCATTCG